A portion of the Rhodococcus pseudokoreensis genome contains these proteins:
- a CDS encoding ScbR family autoregulator-binding transcription factor — protein MAKQARAAATRHQVLEGAALSFEKLGYGGASLSGILSYADVTKGALYFHFESKEALAWAVIKEQHAMAMLAAQRVLATAQSPTEAILLCAKEMARQLLTEPIVRAGVRLTLELGTSRGPATDPYIDWTDTLVALAGKAREAGELRATVDPAALARFLVSSFTGMQLVSEALTGRADLYERLAEMWGLLLPSIASPDILPRLLELAALRDDVAS, from the coding sequence ATGGCAAAACAGGCGCGCGCGGCGGCCACCCGCCATCAAGTACTCGAGGGTGCGGCACTGAGCTTCGAGAAGCTCGGGTACGGCGGCGCGAGCCTGAGCGGCATCCTCTCCTACGCCGACGTGACGAAGGGCGCCTTGTACTTTCACTTCGAGTCCAAGGAGGCGCTGGCCTGGGCGGTGATCAAGGAACAGCACGCGATGGCGATGCTGGCGGCGCAGCGCGTGCTCGCGACGGCCCAGTCACCGACGGAGGCGATCCTGTTGTGCGCCAAGGAGATGGCGCGCCAGCTGCTGACCGAGCCGATAGTGCGGGCGGGTGTGCGACTGACCCTGGAACTCGGGACGTCCCGCGGCCCGGCCACCGATCCCTACATCGACTGGACCGACACCCTCGTCGCACTCGCGGGCAAGGCGCGGGAGGCGGGGGAACTGCGCGCGACCGTCGATCCCGCGGCACTGGCCCGTTTCCTGGTCAGTTCGTTCACGGGCATGCAGTTGGTGTCCGAGGCGCTGACCGGGCGTGCCGACCTGTACGAGCGGCTGGCCGAGATGTGGGGGCTGCTGCTGCCCTCGATCGCGTCGCCGGACATACTGCCGCGCCTGCTCGAACTCGCGGCGCTGCGCGACGACGTCGCGTCCTGA